In Cydia amplana chromosome 5, ilCydAmpl1.1, whole genome shotgun sequence, the genomic window ttttgatGAAGTTGTCTTTACATTGAAATGTACAGACAACATTTCAATGGTATTTCTGGTGGATTGGGAGTACTCAGGGACCTCTCCCATTACCAGACAACAAGTATATcatcaaaatatcaaaacaCTTCATCATAAATATGTCTAAATAAATTAGGGGGACCAAAATATTCTTATATTGACCCcactttattctaaaataataaatgtaaatcCAGGACACATGCACACCGATCGTAGCCACTAATCAGGCCCCGGTCGGCGCTTACTTCCTGTTCAACCACGTGGACATCGAGATAACGTACCACAGCGGCGCCGAGGAGGAGTGGGGTGTCGGCTTCGGCGAGAATGGCGGCAGGATTATCTCGGCTAAGGTAAGCTTGCGGCTCGGAAATGCAGACCTCACAAACCCCCATGGCTATGCCATATTGATAAGGTTTCAAAACCGAATTGATAAAAGAAGTCCATTTAACCTACTAAGGCCCACGGTTCTTTCCGTAGTACTAAATAcgcttattaaatataacgcgaAATTGGAAACCTTATTGGAATGGTTGAAGTTCTATAGTATACTGTATCCGTGCGCGTTATTTGACGTCTTTAGCGGTTAAAGGGTTATTAGGTACATGTGTCCCTAAAGGTTAGataaacaatgaaattaatGTAAGGTATAAGGATTTTTGTCGTTTTTAGGGGTCCGTACCAAAAACGTAAAAAGGAATCCTTATTGTGCGACTCTGCTCGTTTGCCGACTCAAACATAgaaagtattatttaaattgtttttataattttaaatgttttgtcccaaattttttatttcaattgtaTCACAGATCAAACCAGCCAGCATCCGGCACACGAACACCGAAAAGCTAGACTGCAACGCTCGAACTCCCCTCGAAATACCCAACATGCTCACCGGAGACGAGACCTTCTCAATCACCTACTCCTACCGCGTCACCTTCCATCGGAACAACACCATCAAATGGTCATCCCGATGGGACTACATCCTCGAATCCATGCCGCATACTAATATACAGTGGTTCTCCATTTTGAACTCGCTGGTTATAGTCCTGTTCCTTAGTGGAATGGTTGCTATGATATTGCTGAGGACACTTCATAAGGATATCGCGAGATATAATCAGATGGAGTGTGGAGAGGATGCTCAGGTAAGGGGCTGTTGCATTGGTTTTATATTATCGGTGACAGtgacatattttaaaattatgctgAATGAAGGATCAACATAGTCTGAGCGTTCATCCCGGCTCTTGGGAGCCTGAAGTTCGCTTAGCAACTaatccccaaaaaaatattgccgtaatttttttacgatagcgactatcatctgaccttccaacccacaggggaaactaggcctaatGCTGAATTaaggataaagttcattattTGATACAAGTAAGGAAGTTTGATAAACATGATTTataaggggtcaaaagtagctcgaaatggttcgtgtaatattacacacggttgctgcgtcgccagttcctttttctttgaacttggctggacacgctgccGCGAGTTGGGTTTTTTAGAGTTGATATTACATTTCAAGTTCTCATAATTAGCATAGATTATGAAAACAAACTCTTCTCCTAACGACAAAAGGTTAACAAGATCCAAGAGTACCTaccatgcattttattttatcctctaTAAATAGACCTCCCATTCCAaagtattttaaactttattttaacaaaaaaaatcatttttcttGCCAAGTTTTGGTGtgtgggcggctagaggttataatTAAAAGTGTCAGCACCAAAATTATTCCTTTGTAAcgctaccacagaataaataatagtactaagtacagaagactcactctctaacaaaacgcgtctgttacgatcagcacagatatggccgctaggtggcgacagcgccacgcgcggcttatggctttccccaaaattggggccgaacggatgtacttttagctacctgtacggttaccatcagtttgtcactgacataaacgccgtcgagaacgtaatttactttctatacatcccttagtgcaaacgggacggggtcagtgacaaactgatggtaaccgtactgtagcaaagcgacgaaatcgcggagtgagacacgcctgacgctacgcctatcgtgtgcggcgcgtcatcgtgaaccttatcgGAACGCATAAAGGTTGATATTCGgttgtagccgcgcgcgtcagttgacgtctttggcggtcaaagggttataCCATTCTACATCCGTTACTTTCAAACGATAAACAGACGTAATAAGTATTTCCTGTTGTCCTACAGGAAGAGTTTGGTTGGAAACTGGTGCACGGAGATGTGTTCCGGCCGCCGCGGCGGGGTATGCTGCTGGCTGTCTTCCTGGGATCCGGGGCACAGGTACAATAAACGAAcaattatatacttggtcaaccagatcttgacagtagaaaaaggcggcaaatttgaaaaatgtaggcgcgaaggaatatcgtcccatagaaaatttgaatttcgcgcatttttttaatgtcacgatttggttgaccagctatatctaaaCATACATGACGGTCATATACCTATACAACTGATAACGTGCTGCCTAATATAAGCCATTGAATGTAGGACTTTGAAATCTGTAAAACCTATCTTCAAATGTTGTAGATTCATTAACCTCTCTTGCCGGAACGCAGATCCAtgttagtaggtatttaaactctaattaacaattaattagaATTCAATACTTACTGCGCGGATCAACGTTCCGGCAAATTCATAGTAGACACGTTTTGAGATTTTAGCATGACTCGATTATTTGGTAGATGTACTGAGATTCTtgtactaaataaatatatacccgAAACTTTTGTAAAACCGTCAAACGCTCATTTGTTCCATTAttgttgaattaaaaaaaagttttatacgCAAAGTATCGCGACATCATTAAATACTTAATGATGTTGCTTGATTAATAGCGATTTGGAAACCTATAATTTTGTTGGTTACCAGGTTACCACTATAACCACTATTACACGGTTGACCCAGCCAGCTGGGCGAGATTTTATCGCCATTCTGGTAATTGGCGGTCGGGCCGCGATAACACACAGCACACATCACATATTAATGATGATTTTAGGAAAAGGTAGTAAGCGTCCATTGATTAATTTTgctgttaggtaggtatttttaaatCAAAAGAGTTTTTGTAAGTTAATCAGCAGGAAATTACAGATTGTTTTAGAGGAGGGAAAATTAAACCCAAAACAAAATCCCGAGCGTAATGTGGACAAAATACACATAGGAcattcgtttaaaataatattttgttgttttataaataatccTGAGCCTAGTCGAGGCAAATACAAATCATATGTTTTTAGTTTCATTTATTCCTGCAACGGAAAAATAGATATCAAACAACAATGCCCCATTCCTTATCACTGTTGTATTAAATGCGATTAGTCAACTGTGATTTTATTGCTCTTTTTAACTTCATAACGAATAAAAAACAACcaaacctataatattatactACCTTTTGCCTggttgatgataatgatgatgtttGATAAAAACTAGTCTCTCAAATTTCTCTATCTACAATGTTTCAGCAGTAtgagcgtgaagaggtaacaaacagacagagtcactttcgcatttatagtaGTGGAAAGGAAATGTTGCATGTTTAATTTCCTTTTCCCTTATTCCCTGATAGAGTTCACTTTCAGAGTAAACTGCGTGACCTACGAGTATGAACTAACAGACACAACAGAGTTACATTCAAAGTAGAAATTGCCTCTGTGTATGTACTTGTTAACTCTTTACTGTACAGAATATTCAAACACAAATATGGTACAGAACAGGCAGTACAAAGGAGAACTTATCCCTTTACAGGCCCTCTCCCAGTTAACGTTTGAGTAGATGCAtgtgcatggtataataatatactatactccgcctggtactctcttccgagattcgcgaatgacctaactgtcacttgcctacgtcatcatgctgtttacaggttctcaaactttaaaatgtgggagaattttaaccaacggtgaaaattattttaacggcattaattttaagttattaatgtagaaacattgtaaaataaaacaaatctaaaatactgcacttttcactcctacctttacagttccgaatagagcagccaaccattttcgtaacaaaacattaaataccaagcttacgacgtgaaaagtttggaaaacactgcgactgctgacactgagcgagaaggaaataacaattaacacgcgttcgacaaggatgacggtcagggacaaaatggcggattgtcaaatgtgacagcgctatcctgtgttgccagtagtgtaaacagaattacccgaacgtctgaaatttctttcgtgaatcggaagatattgctaacgaataattaaaaatgacgtgttattgtaaaatttaagataaaatacatataaatgaaaattataaaattataaagaaatattttaacttattaaccatagatataatgtacccatgtaacatgttatgttgaaataaagtggcaatgttattgtgacgtaggcaagtgacactctgggaagagaagaccatgttttattagaccatgtgcATGTGTATTATTTCCAGGTATTCGGCATGACCCTGGTGACCCTCGCGTTCGCGTGCCTCGGTTTCCTGTCGCCCGCCAACCGCGGCGCCCTGATGACGTGCGCGCTGGTTGCCTGGGTGTTGCTAGGAGCGGCCGCTGGTTATGTCAGCGCGCGTATCTACAAGAGCTTCGGCGGAAGGCGGTGGAAGAGCAACATTTTGTTGACCTCGATGGTGTGCCCTGGGTGAGTCACTATCACTAACAGCATCACTCTTAGCTGCCCATCGGTGGACCTATAGTGGGATTATTCGTATTtacattatttgacacattatgactgacgtatatagagatgtaactaacccaaatcgattgtcacagcaagcgattacgattggatggcacctagactgaggtatcgaattgtgacgtttattgaatttttatttgagatttaaataaagctggaattatatggttaataaataataataagaagatataatacatttaataatgctttgttataaatatctaataactactgtaatatgaatgatttataacaaaatttacctagatttaataatgtttaaaaatttgacgtgtaaaatgtatattttatgaataaaacattgaattgaattgttgcgacctaaaatgaaaaatgtatatcgatttacttaaacgactaccgatttataacggtggtgtccggccaaccctaaattaaaaaagacttaaaacgtaaacgttcgcagtgcaattgtcttcctttgtaatttcgatgtgcaagacattttacgttgtattgctgttgtgagtgacatgtgtcaaataatgcaaatacgagtgcacaaagtataatgtctttgcaataaggtttacgaactttCAGTTGACATTGTTCACgatggtacagtcgacgtcaaagatatgtttacatttttcgcctttttACAAAGGAGAAGTAAGGTACAAAAGTACTGTACTGTACAGATCGTACTGTAAAAGAAGGTTCTTGTTTTTAACGGGTCGAACTTTTACCCAGTCATCGCCGTAGTAATACACAGTAATATACGATGGCCATGCTAAATTATACATTATGGAGCCAAGGAGTAAGAAAGCAGTTCAGTAactctgtaaataaaataatcccgTGACCATAAAAACAACTATTTCATTTTCTCTGTTCCACTTTCTATGATGACTATTTGCAATTTTTGTTTatgctatatttttttacagtgtGGTGTTCTCTCTGTTCTTCATAATGAACCTGGTTCTCTGGGGCAAGGGCTCATCGGCTGCGATTCCATTCTCGACCCTACTAGCGCTACTGGCTCTGTGGTTCGGAGTTTCTGTGCCGCTAACTTTCATTGGAGCTTACTTCGGCTTTAGGAAGAGGGTGAGCTATTTTCAACTCTATTAATATTGATATAAGAATCAAGGGTACATCGGCTGCGATTCCATTCTCGACCCTACTAGCGCTACTGGCTCTGTGGTTCGGAGTTTCTGTGCCGCTCACTTTCATTGGAGCTTACTTCGGCTTTAGGAAGAGGGTGAGCCATTTTCAACTCTATTGCTATTTATATAAGAATCTAGGGCTCATCGGCTGCGATTCCATTCTCGACCCTACTAGCGCTACTGGCTCTGTGGTTCGGAGTTTCTGTGCCGCTCACTTTCATTGGAGCTTACTTCGGCTTTAGGAAGAGGGTGAGCCATTTTCAACTCTATTACTATTGATATAAGAATCAAGGGTACATCGGCTCCGATTCCATTCTCGACCTGTTGGCCCTGTGGCTCGGCGTCTCTGTGCTGCTTAACTTTCATCGGCGCTTTGGCTTTAGGTAAAAGGTGAGGCAATTTCAACTCTACTACATTTAACATAAAAACCTAGTGCTTTGAGGACTATTCATTTTTTCGacaccgtgtcaaacacaaaagcggtcactcggacgccacgtcaccgaagtgtcaaaactgaatttgaactttatgcatgtgcacgtaggtctatgttgctctgtggtatgtgaccgattgatccgtctttggcgtttgACTTGCGGTGCTGATATATCCATCATTCGCGTCCAAATGGTTAAGTATAAGTTGTTGACAGATTTGTTTAGTTTCTAAGGAAacgtttttttgaagtgaaaactttagcggcgctgggcactttttgaggtggggaaaaaatgataaactcgagacagcgtaaggcgatcacgtgaccgtaaggggcgtaaggtttagatggccactcataatttagatggcatttaaatcaataaagaaaaactcaaatgttatttgacatttatgttgcggactccttttcaagactctaccTGTTCAaattgtcatggcagtatgtaaataaacatgtcaatgaaaaagtgtgatcttatttgagaatgataataatatagaataaataaatagaatacctccgctaaacgtatgtatcgtgttaccgggcgtcggtaacatagtgaggtgagttttcacttctatcggcactcccggagtgcaaccgttgcttgttttttttttaattgtaaccCTCATCATGTATGTGAATGTCATACTTGAGATCCTATTTTACTAATTCTGAACTAATGTGTTTCCAGATCCTGGACCACCCCGTGCGTACGAACCAGATCCCACGACAGATCCCGGAGCAGTCTCTCTACACGCAAGCAGTGCCCGGCGTCGTTATGGGCGGTGTTCTACCGTTCGGGTGCATCTTCATACAGCTGTTTTTCATCCTCAACTCTCTCTGGTCCAGCCAGGTAACACTCAAACCAACCCTGAACTGtcgaaaaaaagcggccaagtgcgagtcggactcgcccatgaagggttccgtatttaggcgatttatgacgtataaaaaaaaactacttactagatctcgttcaaaccaattttcggtggaagtttacatggtaatgtacatcatatattttttttagttttatcattctcttattttagaagttacagggggggacacacacattttaccactttggaagtgtctctcgcgcaaactattcagtttagaaaaaaatgatattagaaacctcatcatatcatttttgaagacctatccaatagataccctacacgtatgggttctatgaaaaaaaaatttttgagtttcagttcgaagtatggggaaccccaaaaatttattgttttttttctatttttgtatgaaaatcttaatgcggttcacagaatacatctacttaccaagtttcaacagtatagttcttatagtttcggagaaaagtggctgtgacatacggacggacagacagacggacagacggacagacagacagacagacagacatgacgaatctataagggttccgttttttgccatttggctacggaaccctaaaaaggctgtCCTATCCTCCttaggcccaaggtcctacctatagtacctcttcagttcgatgaaatgtaaatcctattaaattggaacagagttgcttttgctgtttcgttcaattttccaacaacgcaaaatcaactttatttcctagactataggttcaaatttcagtagcaaattttggatttttaatttgtatggcTAGCCTTAGGAGGCTGTAGAAAATGTCCGTCAACATCTGTTCAGTGTATGAATCAGACattatttgtgacgtcccacgggtaaaggtaccttatggcggttggcccTTACGCTGTTATTAACACCGCTCCAATATTAATGCGGTGTTATGGTTGGTATTCaatctgtccaatttcttggtccaatgtgcattgcgtcgcactctctcactaagcaaacTGTGAGACGCAAGtacaaattggacaggtggaataccaccacatgcgacgtaagcgccaggcgCCACGAcgaggtaccttttcccgtggaacgtcacgtATTTTTTTTGCGGTCTCTACATTAAACCAAAGTTCAATATAACCTGCATTACCTTCGTAATATAGcttttattaaagaaaacaaatgaaaatgagACGATGACGCTTTTTTGTGTACGTCAAATTATTTACCGATATTTAGTTTGAACaatacactgacaatccaacctctagactgagcttaggccaattatttcatgaaaccgatgctgccaagaatacgggggtgcggggtgacgaggtgagcgaatcctgtgccgtgattggtccgttcaaagacacggaccaatcacggcacgggattgactcgaagatggagtaacgctaccgtatgtgtgacagagggggtagcgcgactatgctatgtctagaggttggattgtctgtggaacAATACAACTAACCACACTCCCATCTTTCCAGATGTACTACATGTTCGGCTTCCTGTTCCTCGTGTTCGTGATCCTGGTGATCACGTGCTCGGAGACCACCATCCTGCTGTGCTACTTCCACCTCTGCGCCGAGGACTACCACTGGTGGTGGCGCGCCTTCTTATCCTCAGGCTCGACGGCCGCTTACCTCTTCGTCTACTGCTGTCATTACTTCGTCACCAAACTGAACATAGAAGACGCCGCATCGACCTTCCTATACTTCGGTTACACGCTCATCATGGTATTCCTATTTTTCCTTTTAACGGGCACTATAGGGTTCATGGCTTGCTTATGGTTCGTGAGGAAGATTTACAGTGTAGTTAAGGTAGATTAGATGGACTTTGTATTCTCGTGTCTTAGACGTTTGGGACGTGTAAGGATTTTTATTCATCAGTGTATAGTTGGATTTACGGATGTGCTAGTTGCGCAGTTTCAAATTTGAAAAGTGATCGGAAAAATTTGGAAATTGAGGAAACTTTCGTTTTGGAAACGGAAAATTGAGATTACCCTACAacaatttgaggagttccctatatttttcaattttggaaATTCTGACGGTACATCAGTAGTTGGACTTATGTACGTTCAACCAAAAGGTGTTAAGcactaaataataaacataatatttcaaCTTCATCAAGGTTGAAAGTATGCTGACATTTTTTTGGTCTGTTAGTCGACGTCGAAGATATGTTTACCCTTTTAAATCGTATTCAGTTGTGATGAAgcgaaaaatgtatacatatcttTGAAGTCGACACTGTTGAGGGCGTTTTTACTGCAGATACTTATGGATATATGGGTAGCGGAGAGTACACATAATGAACGAATGTAAACAATCAAAATATACAAACTATTGCATGAAGTTAAAACATCCTTATGAATCTTATGATGAAGTATATTTGCTGTTGCATCTCAAAATTGAGTGAATGTACATTCGATTTGCTGATTTGACAAATTAATGTTTAATTCTAACAATTTCTTGCAGTACTTTATGACGGTTATTTGGTACACAAAAGTGATAAAAACGAAATTagggattaaaaaaattatatagacAATGATGTGCCCTGTAAGTaattgcaatttttttgagattttgcAGAATGATGATTTCATATTCAGTTAAATTCCGAAACAGGTGTATAACTGCAATTATACCTTGTCAAACTAACATGGTCATCTAGACTCTAGAGTAGTTATATTAAGTTGTATTACAAAACCCTGGTCATACTGCAAAATGTCAGCAACGACACACTATGTTATAATCTCTTCAAAGGATTGTTCGTACATTATAGTAGGTATAAGTACTTGCGATACCAGTTATCCGTACCTAGAACGACTTAGACTGCTTGActtacatttataaatatataagtgTATTTTATTTCTCATCCGGTACGTGGTTATTTAAAATGTCGAggtctgtattttttttaatttggtgtAGGTATTCTAtcagaataaaacaaaatattgcgCTCTACATACTATGTCACTAATTACACTAGTTTTCTTGTATGTTTTGGAGTCCAGCTACGTCAATCTGGATGTAAATAAATGGTAAATGGGCAACACCTCCATAAGCGTAAGTTTTTAACAGAAGGTTGTcaaattatttcattgcatatacTAACCTAGCCGGACTTTTAACCATttaaccgccaaagacgtcaactaaAACACGGAATGCTCGAAGGTTGATTTTGAGCACAACATCAATTCTGATTTGACAGCTTTTTTGTTTCCTTTTTTGcctttaactttaaaaaaaatcgtggtCTACTACTTACTGCTGCACTGTGTACTCTACCAGTCATTTTGGATgtacatattttgattttgtataaatttttaATCTATATGTATTTCAATTTGTTTGCAATCAATTTCACAATACCTTTGTGTATATGCGTATTTGTGCGTGATCTACATGTTATTTATCCATGAATCAAAGTCGGCATGAATTTTATATTCCTTGTAGAACCTCTGGTTATACCAGTTACTTGAGCAGGgtacttaccattttttccaTTGAGCAAAAATTCTAATGACACTACACACACTATAGCTTTTTAACTTAAGAGTGGAGTCGAGAAGAACGAAACGTACCACAGTCAATGCACGTTTATTTTTTTGACAACATTATTAAGATCCTGCTCATGCATgattgtattttatcttaagattttatttattgcttttcAGTTGCATTGTGTTCGCGTAATTTAACTGTAACTGCAAAGGATGGATagatagaaataaatataataaataagtacttatagcATATCTAAAATTATACCAGaagaaaattctgcaaaaaTAAATTAGATGCGTAGTCTGTCACTTATTTACAGTCGGgaaaatataagaaaaaaagGTTGAGAAGTGCTCCTTGATCTCTATGtatttctgtaaaaaaaaacatacaatttacatatacACAGACACTACCTCCGCGTCCAGTAGCACTTCTTGAAATTTTGAGCTATACTATTTTGGAAATCAAATTTGGATAAAGTTTTAGATATAATTTAGTGACCTTTACTTTATTTATGTCGCGTTATCATCTGTGtttacaaatattttcaataaatgtaattaatcaattatgtttttaaaactATGCTTAATTAACCGAAAAAGTTGatgtaaacaataaaattgactattttataaaaaaatattttttatttactatacctttataaataagtaacatgccacataaaaataacaaaaacaaactcaatCACTGCTGCTGCTCTCGGATAAATCTGCCTTATCTTTTGGCAAAATAGGCTTCCTTTTCTTGGGCTTTCGCTTACGGTCTATTGTGGGCTTCCTGAAGATCTCAATAGCTTTCATTTTATTCTCAAGCAGATGCTGTTTATCTTTCTCTCTTTGTGGAATAATCTCTTGGTATCTATCAGTCTTTGGTACGTTGATTTCTATGCCCGATGTGCCATCTTTAACTTCGACTACTTTGACATGTTTAGGACCTTgttcttttttcttttgttttggtTTAGAAGGCCCAGCTTCATTTTCCGTTGAAGTTCTAACAATTTTCTTTCGTTTCTTAGTAGTTTTTGCAGTTTCTGCTTCAGTCGGATTTGCCTCGGCATTTTGTCCTTCTGGACCCATTTTCTGCACAGCTGCCTTAACTCTCTTACTCATTTGATCTTCCAATGTTTGGAATTCTATTCTCCTTTT contains:
- the LOC134647825 gene encoding transmembrane 9 superfamily member 2, producing the protein MITTASLFVCALSLLTCVKAFYLPGLAPVNYCSKTGEDNANTCKNEIPLYVNRLNTEESVIPFEYHHFDFCTTDETQSPVENLGQVVFGERIRPSPYKLNFMENVDCAAVCTKTYKGSNPESLKKLNLLKMGMALYYQHHWILDNMPVTWCYLVDKEKTYCSTGFPMGCQVRRDLDTCTPIVATNQAPVGAYFLFNHVDIEITYHSGAEEEWGVGFGENGGRIISAKIKPASIRHTNTEKLDCNARTPLEIPNMLTGDETFSITYSYRVTFHRNNTIKWSSRWDYILESMPHTNIQWFSILNSLVIVLFLSGMVAMILLRTLHKDIARYNQMECGEDAQEEFGWKLVHGDVFRPPRRGMLLAVFLGSGAQVFGMTLVTLAFACLGFLSPANRGALMTCALVAWVLLGAAAGYVSARIYKSFGGRRWKSNILLTSMVCPGVVFSLFFIMNLVLWGKGSSAAIPFSTLLALLALWFGVSVPLTFIGAYFGFRKRILDHPVRTNQIPRQIPEQSLYTQAVPGVVMGGVLPFGCIFIQLFFILNSLWSSQMYYMFGFLFLVFVILVITCSETTILLCYFHLCAEDYHWWWRAFLSSGSTAAYLFVYCCHYFVTKLNIEDAASTFLYFGYTLIMVFLFFLLTGTIGFMACLWFVRKIYSVVKVD